The DNA segment AGTACATAGCTAGTAAATACTAGGGCCGTGATTCAACCTAAGTATGTCTAACCATATAGCCCATATTTTCCCACGGTCACTCCACAGTATCTACTGTGGGCTAGGACTGCTGGCATgctaaaaaaaaactttccatgtATATATAGTATTGAattgaaaggtctttttttttttttgacaggcagagtggacagtgagagagagagacagaaaggtcttccctctgcttttggtccaccctccaatggctgccgcagccggcgcaccgcactgatccaaaggcaggagccaggtgcttctcctggtctcgcatggggtgcagagcccaagcacttgggccatcctccactgcactcccgggccacagcagagagctggcctggaagaggggcaaccgggacagaatccggctccccgaccgggactagaaccccgtgtgccggcaccgcaaggtggaggattagcctagtgagccgcggtgctagcTTGACTTGAAAGGTTTCTTAAGGCATTCTAGTATAAGCTGTTATCTAGCACTTGTCTAATTTCTGTATATGATGTAACTACTGGTACCtgctttttagatttttgaattGTATTCTTTAGCCATGGTTGTTCAAGAGTAACCAGCCGTTGGGATCTGGCAAAAGCTAGGCTATCAAAGGTGATTAATGACATATAGGTCATCAAGAAtgtggttagtttttttttttttttttttttgcattcttagCACTGAATGTATTTGAcggtattattttttattttcttttaagtacAAAATGCAGAGCAATAAAACTTTTAACTTGGAGAAGCAAAACCATACTCCAAGGAAGCATCATCAGCATCATCACCAGcagcaccaccagcagcagcagcagcagccaccaccaccaccaataccTGCTAATGGGCAACAGGCCAGCAGCCAGAGTGAGTAGATGCTAGGTGATAGTGTAGAAAATAGTTTCCCTCTTGGGAATGGTTTCTTGGTTTTTAAATTAGTCTCTTGGGATTATAAAGGAATATGCCTTTATTGCGCACCTTTGTTCTTTTCCCTATTTACTTATGATGGGAAAAAGCTGATACCCTGATACCAGGGAACAGACATATATGACTACAGTTGAATACAGGTTACTGTGCTGTATTGGCATAGTCTATGTACTAGCCAGATGTCTACATGTTTTACTTCAACTTGCTTTGTAGAGGTAATTATCAAGTGGCTGGTAGTTAGAGAGACTGTAGAATAAGACTTTTAAGGCTTAGTGGAGAAATCTGGTACTGAATAGTATGCATTCAGTCTGAGGTCTGTCACCACATTTTAATCAGAGCAAAAAAGGTCTTTAAATATGTGTTCCCATTCAATAAATTTTGAATGCTATTGTGCCTCTTAACTAAAACTAGGACCAATTTCAACTGTCTCTCACAGTTCCTACTAGGATACTGTTTCCTAACTTGTTTTTGTTCTATTGCCTTGAGACTGAAAGAATGGGAACATAAGGGTAATGAAAATTGGTGAGAGATTAGGAAAATGGggagatgtttttaaattttaaaatctgatccCTTGTGACAGAGGTCTCCTTGAGTTGCTTAGTTTTCTCTTTGGCCACTAGCTTCTGTGTTGCTTGCCTCTCTTGGGCTTATtccatcttggctcctggcccacaGTAGAGTCAAGTCCACCAGATCTCTGTGTACAGATTTCACATTTTAAGGAGCAATTTACTGATTAAGTGATTGGTGGATAGGTTGCATTGGGAAATGGTATTTGCCTTCTCTACAGCAATTATGTTTCCGAATCTAGTAGCAGTTCTAGCTCTTTGAGGATGGGACTGTAATTCTTTCCCTAATCTTTGAGTTACTATGTCTTCTCTTAGATGAAGGCTTGACCATTGACCTGAAGAATTTTAGGAAACCAGGAGAGAAGACCTTCACCCAGCGTAGCCGTCTCTTTGTGGGAAATCTTCCTCCTGACATCACCGAGGAGGAAATGAGGAAACTATTTGAGAAATATGGGAAGGCAGGCGAAGTCTTCATTCATAAGGATAAAGGCTTTGGCTTTATCCGCTTGGTGAGCAGCTGTGGGCCTTGGAAAGGGCATGTGCTCTAAGAGGTGGGAAGCTGGGGAATGATGGATATGGAAAAATAGACAATGGGAATAATTCTCATATAGTCTGTTAATAGCTTGCAGTTGGTGAAACAGgacaaaatagttttatttttcattatagttgatttttaaattttaaggaaaatggtttgtgtttttttggtttttgtggtgtgtgtgtgtgtgttgttgttgttgttgtttttttttttttttgcctaggaCTAAATATATCCTTTGGAactcttttccttttaatttggAAATTTCAAACAGATGTAAACAATAGTATAAATTAACTTGCACATATATGCATTGCCCAGCTTCAGCAATTAACAACTCATGGTTAATTTTTATCTGTGCCCTTCTTCTGTTTACTCATACATATTTTATTGTGTTGGTTTCTTTGTTTCAGAAAAAGTGGAAATTCGTATGTTAACAATGACCAAAGCTTATGTGATTAATTTCCAAAGCCTTTACACAATCTTCAATATATGAGAATATAATTCTAtttgtatctttaaaattttttaaagatttatttttatttatttgaaagagttacacagagagagaaggaaaggcagagagaaaggtcttccatccactggttcattccccagttggccgcagtggctggaactgtgccgatctgaagccacgagccaggagattcctccaggtctccaatgtggatgcaggggcccaagggcttggggtcatcttctactgcttccccaggcaacagcagagagctagattggaagtggagcatccatgacttgaaccggtacccatgtgggttgccagcactgcaggcaacagctttacctgctatgccacagcgccggcccctaaatttttttttaaagctaagaaTCAGGAACTCCTACCtggtctcatgtgggtagcaacacctaagtacttggatgattatctgcttcctcccaggtacattagcaagaagctggattggcaaCAGAGACTAGACtcaatcccagacactctgatatggggtgtgggtatcccaagtgataGTCTAACCCAAGccatgccacaactccagcccccacAAAAATGTTTGATTGTTATAACAgtcataaaatttaccatctaattgtttttaaagtataGACGTTATTAAATCTGTTTGATTTAGGAAAAGTATGAGAGGGAAAACATTTCTATGCATTATCTATCCCCATAAATGAACATAGTGTGATAAGCAAAATCAGTGGATAAGGGTGGTCAGAACTAGTGTTCATTCTAACTTGCACCAATTTGGACTATATGTGTAGGCAAGTCATTTTTTTCTGGAGATCTTTGGTAGCAGATTCCTCTTTAGTAACGTGAAGGGGATCCTATCAAGGTCTGCAGTTTTAAAGAAACCTCTTAGGGGGTTGAGTGTTTAGCCTAgttgttaagatgctgtttgggacacctgcatcttggagcatttgggttcaagtcctggctccacttttcctctttgggaggaagcagtgatggctcagttagttgggtctttgccacccacatggaagaattgaattgagttcctagcatctgcaggtgtttggggagtgaaccaggagatgtgaactctgtctgcctctcaaataagaaaataaaagagacctCTCAAAGGGCATACTTGATTCTGGTGTATAGCTAGTGAAGATTGAAATATTCtagggtaggttttttttttaagatttatttatataaaaggctaattacagaaacagggagagagatcttctatctgttggtttactccccaaatggctgtaagaaCCTGGGCTGGGcactcccatccaggtctcccacataggtggcaggggcccaagcatatgtGCCATTTTCCACTCCCTCCTAAGcttattagcaaggagttggattggaaatggaacagctgggattcaaaccagctcctatatgggatgctggccttgcaggcagaagcttaacccattataccacaacactgaccctgcaAAGGTAGGTTTTAGGGTAGTCATTATATTCTGGATATGTTAACACATGGGAGGACAACCTATGAAATCGGTGACCATGTAAATGGTGTCGACTTCTAGAATTTATAATTGTATCCAATTCATTGCAGGGCCATCAGAGCAGTTTAGTGTAACCAGAAGGTAACCTGAAACACAGTGTAGTTTTTCCAGTTATGTCCATGTTTCTTTATGTAGTTGTTGCCAAGGTTTTGGGGGTGAGGAGAGACATTTGTTATTGAGCTATACTACTTTACACTGTTGATGGTGGTTTTTGTCAAATtgagtcattttaatttttctctgctTCCTAGGAAACAAGAACCTTAGCGGAGATTGCCAAAGTGGAGCTGGACAATATGCCATTACGTGGAAAGCAGCTGCGTGTGCGCTTTGCATGCCATAGTGCATCCCTTACAGTCCGAAACCTTCCTCAGTATGTGTCTAATGAGCTGCTGGAAGAAGCCTTTTCTGTTTTTGGCCAGGTGGAGAGGGCCGTGGTCATTGTGGATGATCGAGGAAGGCCCTCAGGAAAAGGCATTGTTGAGTTCTCAGGGAAGCCAGCTGCTCGGAAAGCTCTGGACAGATGCAGTGAAGGCTCTTTCCTGCTAACTACGTAAGTTGAGGGATGGTTTTCAGAAGGAGATCTTGGGTTGCTAATTTCTTCTGTGGTCTGGAAAGTTAGCCTCTATGTAGTAACTTTGTTCCTGTATTCATTTAATTGATAGTAATTAAGCTTTCTATTAGGGTTTTTGGTATGATCTTAAATTAATGGAAATGGTATGAGGGTTAAGGAAGATATCTTTTTAGCATTTCAGTAAGTTGTCAGTGTTGTTGCCTCTTACTTtgacattttaaaactgaaaagttGTTTTGCACATGTAATACGTCTAAGTGATCACCCCTGGTCATTTCctgaagttctgtagatatcaggctATACTTAACTACAGCACCTACCTACTTTGAATATCTATTTGAGACTATATTCAGAGATATAAAGCCCCATTCTATCCTGTGGACCCCAAGTTCTCCATAATACTATTGGAAGGATTTGCTTACTTGGGATTAGGTGTAAAAACTCCTTTAGAAGTGTTTGTGCAGTCCTGACCCCTAATTCATTGTGCCAGCAGCAGATACAGAGAGGGTGCCTGGCAGGGTATGACTTCATCAACACTGATCCTACTTTTTCTCCCAGATTTCCTCGGCCTGTGACTGTGGAACCCATGGACCAGTTAGATGATGAAGAGGGACTTCCAGAGAAGCTGGTTATTAAGAACCAGCAATTTCACAAGTATGTGATCCTGATAAGAATCCCCATTAggtgtttttgccttttttttaagagatttgacAGTGTGATACCTtgtcatccactgattcactccccaaatggccacaaaagccaggcctgggccaggctgaagccaggagccaggaactcattccgggtctgccacatcatcccctgccttcctgggcacattgtcaggaagctggataggaagcaaagcagctgggactccaaccagcattccgatatgatgctggtgtttcaagtagcagttaacctgctgtgccacactggctCTGGTGTTAGTCTATTAAGAAAGCTTGTAGGGGCCGGCATCCCACTgcgccatttctgatccagctctctgctgtggtccaggaaaggagtagaagatggcctaagtccttgggcccctgcacccacgtgggagacttggtgaaagctcctggcatcagatcgatgcagctctagacgttgcagccaactggggagtgaacccgcagatggaagacctctcctctcctctcctgtcctctctctgtgtaactctttcaaataaataaaaatttttttaaagaaagcttgtAAAGGGTTTTGTAAAACAGGCAGGTCTTTGCTATATTTATTCACTAGCAGCCATTACCTTGGCCTGCAGAATGAATTGTGATGTTTAATTGGGAGAATCTTGGACAAAGTTAGTAACCTAGGAATTTtatctttagagagagagagcagccacCCAGATTTGCACAGCCTGGCTCTTTTGAGTATGAATATGCCATGCGCTGGAAGGCACTCATTgagatggagaagcagcagcaagaCCAAGTAGACCGTAACATCAAGGAGGCTCGCGAGAagttggagatggagatggaggctGCTCGCCATGAGCACCAGGTCATGCTGATGAGGCAGGGTGAGTACAGGCCTTTAAATTTTAAAGCCAGAAGGACAAAATAACTTTGTAAAGGACTTTTCTTTTTATCAGTAGATAAAGACCTAAAcctctgcttttattttctgaaatattttgttgATCTTGGTAGGCAAATGGGCTTGGAAGTGTGGCAGAGAATACTGGATTCTGTGGAGAAGGAAATGATAGGTTTGACTTCATTTTTGGAATCTGGACACTTCGGATGGCCACTCGGGGATTATATCCTCTTTGCTTTCTGGATCTTTATGGAAAATTAGTGGGTCTATAGATACACATGAAGAATACTTTGAATCAGTCTGTTTCTATGTTTTCATAGATTTGATGAGGCGCCAAGAAGAACTTCGGAGAATGGAAGAGTTGCACAACCAAGAAGTGCAAAAACGGAAGCAACTGGAGCTCAGGTAACTCCTTTTCTCAAACCCTTTTTCTCTACAACTCAAAAAGTTAATGTTTCCTTGTTTCCAACCATCATGCGATCTCATGTGTTTGTAAATATGTTGGCAGTGTTTTTTGGCTGCTTCTCAGGTTCTCTCATGTTGGTTAGGAGATGTTTTAGCTGCCTGTTTGGTTCTAGGAATACCTAGGGCTGCTCTAAAGAAAAAGCATCTGAGTACTGGTCTCATGGGGCTCTTGGGAGTTTACTTTAGTTCCTGGTGAGCTATCCATAGTTTTAAGAGACCAATCTTGACATGTTACCCTGTTAGATAACCTCAAGTTCTGGAATACCTTTGTCTGAAATACTTTGGTGACTCCTGTAGGCAGGAAGAGGAGCGCAGACGCCGTGAGGAAGAGATGCGACGGCAGCAGGAAGAAATGATGCGGCGACAGCAGGAAGGATTCAAGGGAACCTTCCCTGATGCGGTATATCTCCTATGTGCTCATGATGTCCCGAGCCAGTCGTGATATGACAAACCCACTTGTCTGCTAGGATACCAGGTTATGATCAATTTTTCTATGCTGTGAAaatccttttagaaaaaaattcgtAGGAAAGTGAGGTAAGGTTTGAAGGGGAGTTCTTGGCCCATAGGCAATTTAGGATGAAAACCTGGGACTGCTGTATGCTGTTTAGTCTCAGTGACTGTAGGATGAGATCTGTTGAGTCCTGTAGCAGCCCCAGTTAGTCTTCTGCTATCCTCATAGTTACACAAATTGGAGCCCTAGGAGAAATCTCTCCCTTTTATCTCTTTTAATTCCTAATAGGAGTTTCTGACTTTTTTGTAGTTTCATGACTCTGAACTCACGTTAAAATTAGCAGGGAACCACTGGTGTTCCTCATCTTGTTCTTGGTGCTTTGGGGATATATTATCACTCTATCTGCTTTCCTTAGTGGATTGTGGTAGAATGAATGCCCTCTGTCTTGGACTGTTctgagtgttttttgtttttcagagagAACAGGAGATACGGATGGGCCAGATGGCTATGGGAGGTAAGGACTTCAGAAGTTAGTGATTCTTATATATATCTCTTTTTATCTTGCCTATGGTGAACTATGTGGAGTCATTACCAAGTCCAAATTTAAGGGGCTGACATttccaaaagtgtgtgtgtgtgggggggggtgacaTATCTTACCCTAGAGGTCTTGTTGACCTGTTTATTTTGGCATAGAAATAGACTATAATGGGTaggcctttggcctggctgttcAGGTGCCAGTGGGGATAcccacattctatattggagtgcctgggttcagttcccttttagctcccaattccagcttcctgctgggagacagcaagtgatgatggctcaagtagttgggttcctgctcacctgatgtgggagacctggattgagtttttgacTTGTGGATATAGCCTGGTccatttctggccattgcaggcatttggaaaatgaaccagcagatgtgtctGTTCTGCCTCTCAGGTGAATGTATTTCAAAAGAGACTAACAGTCTATCCTCTGTACTGATCACACTACTCTACTCTGCTAGGTGCTATGGGCATAAACAACAGAGGTGCCATGCCCCCCGCTCCTGTGCCAGCTGGTACCCCAGCACCTCCAGGACCTGCCACTATGATGCCGGATGGAACCTTGGGATTGGTAATAAATTGAAGGGTCTTACAGTGCAGTAATTATAAATGATAGCAAGAAGAGGAAGGGCTTTTTGGCTTCGTAAATCCTGGGTCTACCTTGATCTTGCACTACTGGTATCCGCTAAATGTCactaagctttttatttttaatctcaagCAAACTCAATCTCAAACTATAGGTGTTAAGCCAATGCCTCTGGCCAGTCTGACTATTGAGTTGCTTGCTATACTGGGCAAACAGTTGTTTATTGGAGGGAACTCAGTGAAGGCTATGCATAATCACATAAAGTATATTTAAATCTATAAAGAGTTTACATTTCATGTTTGTACAGTCCTGAGGTTGTTTTGGTTCTGTTAAAACGGATAGTGCCGAAACTGAATAGCCCTGATTTTGCAGAAGAGTGACAGTTGTCCAGATACCTAGATCAGGAAAAAGGATGTGACAAGAACTTAATCAATAGTGGAATTTTGTATGTGATACTGCTTAGTCAATAGTGAGGAATTTGGATTAAAAAAGTTGAAGGTAGAGTGAGTGGGTATGGGTTCCTAATTCAGGCATCCTCCTTTTGGGGGATTATCTGCTAGAGTTCAAAACAGATTTGGTCATCCACCTCCTACATCAGGAGCCTTGAGTAGTTGAATAGAAATGGCCTTCAGGGGAGGGGCTACAAAGGAGTGGGAAATTTAGGACAAAGGCTTCTCTTACAacgtttctctctttttttttttcctcctaagacCCCACCAACGACTGAACGTTTTGGCCAAGCTGCTACAATGGAAGGAATTGGGGCAATTGGTGGAACTCCTCCTGCATTCAACCGTGCAGCTCCTGGAGCTGAATTTGCTCCAAACAAACGTCGCCGATACTAATAAAGTTGCAGTGTCTAGTTTCTCAAAACCCTTTAAGAAAAAGGACCCTTTTTGGACTAGCCAGAATTCTACCCTGGAAAAGTGTTAGGGATTCCTCCCAATAGTTAGGTCTTTCCTGCCTGTACTACTTGAGGGAGTATGCTGGAGGCAGGGGGCAAGGGAGGGGTGATATTtaacaaatgaattttgtgtggtattttgtttgattttgtgtGGTGCATTCCTGAAGTCTCAAATGTTTAATTGTTGAGGGCCTGGGGGAACTGTGGCAAAATGGATCCAGTTAGAACCCCGTTAATCTTGATCATTCCGGTTTTTGTCCATTCTGTTTTATTTGCTTTCTCATCTCCACAccactctccccttcccccagccccagagaCACTGCCACATATACCACCAAAACCAAACATCCCCCAATGACCTTAGCCCCATTGTTCCACTCCCAGGTGAGAATTCAGGCAAATGTCCACAGAGGTCACAGACAGCTTACATACGGTTCTGTTCTATCCCATATATTACCCTGTCATGTCCTAAGGAAGACATTTTCTCTTAGAGATTTTCATTTtagtatatctttaaaaaattttgtgttaACTTGCCTCCATCTTTCTCTTGGGTAAGGACAACCCAAGAATGGCCCTTTTGTGTCTGATGTTGCTGTTCACAGCTTTTCGTGATAGGCTTAGTACAATCTTGGAAACAGGGTTGCTGTATGCTGAAGGTCTGACAGTAGCTCTTAGCATTGCCTATCTTAGGTAGTTATGCTGTGCATTTTCTATTGATGTGTCATGTTTGATTTGTCCCTGATATCTTAAATTTGGAGTTTTTCTGAGAAATGGAGCAGAAATGCAGCATCAACttattaaaacacattttaagccttttaattttttgtgctatttttggaggggaaggggtggggaggtgaaGTTATCTTGGGAAATGAGCAGTAGGCTCTAAGGGTTAATCCCTTATGACCTTGTGGTTAAAGTATTAATCAGCCATCTAGGCAGCCATGGAGAAGAGGTGGGATGAATGCATACTATGGCTGACATGATTGTCGAGAATCGGTGCTCTTGGCACTACATGGATATATGACAGGAAAactttgaaagaagaaattgaGCTGGAGGGCTTGGCATGCCTTCATTGAGCTATGGGAGGGGTCTCAATTGGTATTCATTTCTGAGCAGCTGCCTGTATGTCAGAGGCTTGGAATTGGCAACGTCTAAAAAGGTCTCAGCTGTGGTTGCTGACCTCACCCAAGTTCCAAAGCCCTACTGTGCCTGATCCTTTTTTCCTGAGCCTCAGGGCTAAAATGCTCCTGAGCTCTTTCCTATTGGCTGGGAAGACCAATTGAAGTTCCCTTTCCCATGTTAGGAGGTGTACGCCTCCTGAACTAAAGATAGAAACAGCTGGCTCTTCCAGGCAGCTAAAAGCCTCCAGACTAAGAGGTGTTCCCCACTCGGCAGCCAGACTCCTTGAAATACCCTTTCACCAATTCTACCAACGCCTCCATGTCTCTACTCTGCCATAACAAAGGCTGTGGGCAACACTTTGACCCCAATACCAACCTTCCTGGTGAGTAAATAATCCTGACCCGGCCAGGGGCTTTGGGTGAGCTTTAAAGGGTGGTCAACTGTGGGGCAGTCTTTAAAGGAGCAAGGAAAGATATCATGTAAGTAGTATGACCTTTGTCAGTTTTTACATTATATGAAAAGAAGCCATAAACAGTCTGGGGAAGAAGAAATAATTAGTTGGTAGTTAAGTTGTCTTCCCTGTTCCTTTTACTAATACCCACAGATTCCTGTTGCCATCACCCTGGGGTCCCAATCTTCCATGATGCACTTAAGGTGAGGAATAGGTGAGGGGAAACAGCAAGCACATTCCCAAAGGAAATGTACCCAGGAATTGATCTGGGTCTTGTCTTTATTAGGGTTGGTCCTGCTGCCGAAAGCGAACAGTAGATTTCTCTGAGTTCTTAAACATCAAGGTAAATCCTTTGCTTCCGTGTGTTCTCTGTCCCCAACAGGAGGATTCTATTTCTAACCCTTATCTCCTTATCTATACTAGGGCTGTACTATGGGACCACACTGTGCTGAGAAGCTTCCTGAGGCCCCTCAACCTGAAGGCCCTGCTACAAGCAGTTCACTTCAGGAGCAAAAACCTCTGAATACAATTCCAAAGTCAGCAGAGACTTTGCGCCGGGAGAGGCCCAAGTAAAGAGGGAGAGGCCCCTGGGTTTTTCCTGCATTTGTGCAGCTTCCTAGGAGTAACTACTAGATCATTAAGGGTTGGGAACTAGAGATCAGAGATGGGAGATGGGTCAGGCATAAGGATTTGGATGGTCTATATTGTGCTCTAAGGTGGTATGAGGATGATGGGGTAGATATCTTGAGTTAAAAGAGTAGATGGACCTCACAAATATATAATTAGTATATCACACAGGAGGGGTTGTTGAGAATAACTTGGGTTGGTTGGTTCTTTCTAGAAAAGAGCTGTAAAGTAGATCAAGAAAAGTAGTATTGGTAGTCAGGAGGCTGCAGGGAATAATTTTGTGGGAATAATAGGAGCAACAGAAGAAAGTTGTATTAGGTCCACAATTAGGTAAAGAAGAGGACATGATAATGCTCTGCTTAAATTTAGAGCAACTGAGTAGATGAGCAAGAGAAGCCCTAGGGATTGCTTCCGGGTTCAGGGATTTGGGATGTACACAGAGATGAAAGTTGGCAATGGTGTTGCTGCTCAACTTCTCCAACCACGCCTCAGTCACCAGACTTCTTAGACTCCATTAGCACAAGTTGGAGTGTTGAAGTTGGCAACCATGGTTAATGGGTCAGAAGTAAATCACCTACCCATAACTCCTAGGTCAGAGTTGCCTCCGAAGCTGCTGCCGCTAAATATATCCCAAGCCCTGGAAATGGCATTAGAACAAAAGGAACTAGACCAAGAACCTGGGGCAGGTAGGTGTGTCCTTAGTAGGACAGGCCTCTCAGACTGGAATTCAGTGCAAGTGCCAATTGGGAAGGGGTAGTGAATAGGCTTCTGACTCtcttgcccttgcccttgcccaGGACTTGACAGTACTCTGATCCGGACTGGTTCCAGCTGCCAGAACCCAGGATGTGATGCTGTGAGTGAGAGTTGTTGAGTTCAAGCATGTGACTGAGAGATGCTATACCTAAGGAAGAGTGGGTATAGCTAGGAGGCTGAGTGGGAGATAACTTAGAAAGACCTGATTCTTTTCCTGATCCTCCTTTATCCTTAGGTTTACCAAGGCCCTGAGAGTGATGCTACTCCATGTACCTACCACCCAGGAGCGCCTCGATTCCatgaggggtgagggaggggatTGGGTGGACTGTGTGGCAGGTTTCTGCCAATGC comes from the Oryctolagus cuniculus chromosome X, mOryCun1.1, whole genome shotgun sequence genome and includes:
- the NONO gene encoding non-POU domain-containing octamer-binding protein — its product is MQSNKTFNLEKQNHTPRKHHQHHHQQHHQQQQQQPPPPPIPANGQQASSQNEGLTIDLKNFRKPGEKTFTQRSRLFVGNLPPDITEEEMRKLFEKYGKAGEVFIHKDKGFGFIRLETRTLAEIAKVELDNMPLRGKQLRVRFACHSASLTVRNLPQYVSNELLEEAFSVFGQVERAVVIVDDRGRPSGKGIVEFSGKPAARKALDRCSEGSFLLTTFPRPVTVEPMDQLDDEEGLPEKLVIKNQQFHKEREQPPRFAQPGSFEYEYAMRWKALIEMEKQQQDQVDRNIKEAREKLEMEMEAARHEHQVMLMRQDLMRRQEELRRMEELHNQEVQKRKQLELRQEEERRRREEEMRRQQEEMMRRQQEGFKGTFPDAREQEIRMGQMAMGGAMGINNRGAMPPAPVPAGTPAPPGPATMMPDGTLGLTPPTTERFGQAATMEGIGAIGGTPPAFNRAAPGAEFAPNKRRRY
- the ITGB1BP2 gene encoding integrin beta-1-binding protein 2 isoform X1, which codes for MSLLCHNKGCGQHFDPNTNLPDSCCHHPGVPIFHDALKGWSCCRKRTVDFSEFLNIKGCTMGPHCAEKLPEAPQPEGPATSSSLQEQKPLNTIPKSAETLRRERPKSELPPKLLPLNISQALEMALEQKELDQEPGAGLDSTLIRTGSSCQNPGCDAVYQGPESDATPCTYHPGAPRFHEGMKSWSCCGIQTLDFGAFLAQPGCRVGRHDWGKQLPTSCRHDWHQTDSLVVVTVYGQIPLPAFNWVKASQTELHVNIVFDGNRVFQTQMKLWGVINVEQSSVSLMPSRVEISLVKADPGCWAQLEHPDALAEKARAGVVLEMDEEDSEDSDDDLSWTEEEEEEEAMGE
- the ITGB1BP2 gene encoding integrin beta-1-binding protein 2 isoform X2; the encoded protein is MSLLCHNKGCGQHFDPNTNLPDSCCHHPGVPIFHDALKGWSCCRKRTVDFSEFLNIKGCTMGPHCAEKLPEAPQPEGPATSSSLQEQKPLNTIPKSAETLRRERPKSELPPKLLPLNISQALEMALEQKELDQEPGAGLDSTLIRTGSSCQNPGCDAVYQGPESDATPCTYHPGAPRFHEGMKSWSCCGIQTLDFGAFLAQPGCRVGRHDWGKQLPTSCRHDWHQTDSLVVVTVYGQIPLPAFNWVKASQTELHVNIVFDGNRVFQTQMKLWGCCRVHEKPSNAAALRLLRRESI